One genomic window of Salvia splendens isolate huo1 unplaced genomic scaffold, SspV2 ctg1061, whole genome shotgun sequence includes the following:
- the LOC121788511 gene encoding guanine nucleotide-binding protein subunit beta-2 — translation MSVAELKERHLAAAETVNSLKDRLKQKRLLLLDTDVAGYARSQGQTRVSFGPTDLVCCRTLQGHTGKVYSLDWTPERNRIVSASQDGRLIVWNALTSQKTHAIKLPCAWVMTCAFSPSGQSVACGGLDSMCSIFNLNSQTDKDGNLPVSRMLSGHKGYVSSCQYVPDEDTHLITASGDQTCVLWDITTGLRTSVFGGEFQSGHTADVLSVSINGSNSRMFISGSCDSTVRLWDTRVASRASRTFHGHEGDVNSVKFFPDGYRFGTGSDDGTCRLFDIRTGHQLQEYNQQHVDNEAPHVTSIAFSTSGRLLFAGYTNGDCYVWDTLLAEVVLDLGKLQNSHGSRISCLGLSADGSALCTGSWDSNLKIWAFGGHRRVN, via the exons ATGTCCGTCGCTGAGCTCAAGGAGCGCCACTTGGCCGCTGCGGAAACCGTTAATTCTCTCAAGGACAGATTGAAGCAGAAGCGGCTCCTGCTTCTCGACACCGATG TCGCCGGCTACGCCAGGTCGCAGGGACAAACTCGGGTGAGTTTTGGACCCACTGATCTTGTTTGTTGCCGGACTCTTCAGGGCCACACCGGAAAG GTGTATTCGCTGGATTGGACTCCAGAAAGGAATCGTATAGTCAGTGCATCTCAAGATGGACGATTAATAGTTTGGAATGCTCTCACAAGCCAGAAGACTCACGCAATTAAGCTACCTTGTGCATGGGTAATGACTTGTGCTTTCTCACCCAGTGGGCAATCTGTTGCCTGTGGTGGCCTAGATAGTATGTGCTCTATCTTTAATCTGAACTCTCAAACCGACAAGGATGGAAATCTTCCAGTATCAAGAATGCTTAGTGGGCACAAGGGTTATGTATCATCATGCCAGTATGTTCCAGATGAGGATACACACCTTATAACTGCTTCTGGTGACCAAACATGTGTCCTATGGGATATTACCACTGGCCTAAGGACGTCCGTGTTTGGAGGTGAATTCCAGTCTGGGCATACTGCTGACGTTCTAAG TGTCTCTATAAATGGATCCAACTCTAGAATGTTCATATCTGGCTCCTGTGATTCAACAGTCCGTCTGTGGGATACCCGTGTTGCTAGTCGAGCATCTCGTACTTTTCATGGCCACGAGGGAGATGTTAATTCAGTGAAGTTCTTTCCTGATGGGTATAGATTTGGAACGGGTTCAGATGATGGAACTTGCAGATTGTTTGACATTAGAACAGGCCACCAGCTACAAGAGTACAATCAACAACATGTTGATAATGAGGCTCCTCATGTAACTTCAATTGCATTCTCCACTTCTGGCCGTCTCCTCTTTGCTGGATACACCAACGGAGATTGCTACGTCTGGGACACTCTATTGGCCGAG GTTGTATTGGACTTGGGAAAACTTCAAAATTCTCACGGTAGTCGGATCAGCTGTTTGGGACTGTCTGCTGATGGTAGTGCCCTATGTACAGGAAGTTGGGACTCAAACCTCAAG ATCTGGGCTTTTGGAGGGCATAGAAGAGTCAACTGA